One genomic region from Spirulina subsalsa PCC 9445 encodes:
- a CDS encoding alpha-keto acid decarboxylase family protein, whose amino-acid sequence MVMTPSALNLQGSRLKTTTIGQYLVEQLEALGLEHIFGVPGDYVLKFMDLLLDSSLELVGTCNELNAGYAADAYARLKGVGAVCVTYGVGGLSLVNAIAGAYAEQVPLIVISGAPPTTAHQNLWNPLLLHHTTGDYNLQQSVLEKVTVAAVTLTPDQATQQIDQTLAACLRYKRPVYIEIPADLVAYPCTIPAQKPLVVRPSSDEQALREAVEEAVMLLEKAKYPVILAGVELHRYGIQGKLVELVEKTGYPIASTLLGKSSITEMHPQFIGNYVGALSRDYVRDRVEQADCILCLGAILSDTNLGGYTAQLDRGKLINANLQRVQIKHHYYSPIYLGDFIDCLTETLTPRSPEALDIQPTSTLLADPFVVQSEAPLTNARFYQRMNHFMGEQNIAIAETGDAIIACIDLPIRQDAKFIGQAFYMSIGYSLPACLGAGLAQPDHRILLFIGDGSFQMTCQELSTIIRHGLNPIVFLINNDGYTIERMIHDGAYNDLQPWKYHKMPEIFGESWSCEVHSEGDLEEALATAQLLRDRLCFIEIHLDRFDCCERLVNLTRQLGSGV is encoded by the coding sequence ATGGTCATGACTCCCTCCGCTCTTAACCTGCAAGGCTCCCGCCTTAAGACCACCACGATTGGTCAGTATTTAGTGGAACAACTCGAAGCCCTTGGCCTAGAGCATATTTTCGGGGTACCGGGGGATTATGTCCTCAAGTTTATGGATTTACTGTTAGACAGTTCTCTGGAGTTGGTGGGAACTTGTAATGAACTCAATGCAGGGTATGCGGCCGATGCCTACGCCCGTTTAAAAGGCGTGGGGGCGGTTTGTGTGACCTATGGGGTGGGGGGCTTAAGTTTAGTGAATGCGATCGCCGGAGCCTATGCCGAACAAGTCCCCCTGATTGTGATTAGTGGCGCCCCCCCCACCACAGCCCATCAAAACCTGTGGAATCCCCTCCTGCTGCACCACACGACGGGAGATTATAACCTTCAGCAGTCGGTGTTAGAAAAGGTCACGGTGGCGGCCGTCACGTTAACGCCAGATCAAGCGACCCAGCAAATTGATCAAACCTTGGCCGCTTGTCTCCGTTATAAGCGCCCGGTTTATATTGAGATTCCCGCCGATTTAGTCGCCTATCCCTGCACCATTCCGGCACAAAAGCCCCTTGTGGTGCGCCCCAGTAGTGATGAACAGGCCTTGCGGGAAGCGGTGGAAGAAGCGGTGATGCTGTTAGAAAAGGCGAAATATCCGGTTATTCTGGCGGGGGTGGAACTCCATCGCTATGGCATCCAAGGGAAATTAGTGGAGTTAGTGGAAAAAACGGGTTATCCGATTGCTTCGACATTGTTGGGTAAGTCGAGTATTACGGAAATGCACCCCCAATTTATTGGTAATTATGTAGGGGCGCTGAGTCGGGATTATGTGCGCGATCGCGTTGAACAAGCCGATTGTATTCTCTGTTTAGGGGCGATCCTCTCTGATACTAATTTAGGGGGCTATACCGCCCAACTGGATCGGGGGAAATTAATCAATGCTAACTTGCAACGGGTACAAATTAAGCATCATTACTATTCGCCCATTTACTTGGGGGATTTTATCGACTGTTTAACAGAAACCTTAACCCCTCGTTCCCCGGAAGCCCTAGATATCCAGCCAACTTCTACCCTCTTAGCGGATCCCTTTGTGGTGCAATCGGAAGCCCCCCTCACCAATGCCCGATTCTACCAACGGATGAATCACTTTATGGGGGAACAGAATATTGCGATCGCCGAAACCGGAGATGCAATTATTGCCTGTATTGACCTCCCCATCCGTCAGGATGCCAAATTCATCGGCCAGGCCTTTTATATGTCTATTGGCTATTCTCTCCCCGCTTGTTTAGGTGCGGGTCTAGCCCAACCGGATCATCGGATTTTGTTATTTATTGGCGATGGTTCCTTTCAGATGACCTGTCAGGAACTCTCCACCATTATCCGTCACGGGTTAAATCCGATTGTGTTTTTGATTAATAACGACGGCTACACCATTGAACGGATGATTCATGATGGCGCTTACAATGATCTTCAGCCTTGGAAATATCACAAAATGCCGGAAATTTTCGGGGAGAGTTGGAGTTGTGAAGTCCACAGTGAGGGGGATTTAGAGGAAGCCCTTGCTACGGCCCAATTGTTGCGCGATCGCCTCTGTTTCATTGAAATCCACCTCGATCGGTTTGATTGTTGTGAGCGCTTAGTTAATTTAACCCGTCAGTTGGGGTCTGGAGTTTAA